In one Paenibacillus sp. JQZ6Y-1 genomic region, the following are encoded:
- a CDS encoding type II CAAX endopeptidase family protein, with translation MKKKKLRSFKLQRVKPEQLTDRLLLANLYLTQGLTLIVGLIWIWLQGRNPLTLLKLPTDLHFVWWGLGLAAAMLVVDLFISRVVPDNSMDDGGINELIFKNRPIWHIIIITLIVGVCEELLFRGALQYAFGPYWTSIIFAAIHFRYLRHWIPTGWVFVSSYALGYIYIESGTLWAPILCHFMIDLISGLIISLRREK, from the coding sequence ATGAAAAAGAAGAAGCTTCGCTCATTCAAGTTGCAGCGCGTCAAGCCGGAGCAATTGACAGATCGGCTTTTGCTTGCCAACTTATATTTGACACAGGGATTAACTTTAATCGTTGGATTGATCTGGATTTGGTTGCAGGGACGTAATCCACTCACCCTGCTCAAGCTACCAACGGATTTGCACTTTGTATGGTGGGGGTTGGGGCTGGCGGCAGCAATGCTGGTGGTTGATTTGTTCATCTCTAGAGTAGTGCCAGACAATAGTATGGACGATGGTGGTATTAACGAATTAATTTTCAAAAATCGTCCGATTTGGCATATTATAATCATTACGCTGATCGTTGGCGTTTGTGAAGAATTATTGTTCCGTGGAGCGCTGCAATACGCTTTCGGACCATACTGGACAAGCATTATTTTCGCTGCGATTCACTTTCGTTATCTGCGACATTGGATTCCTACGGGCTGGGTGTTTGTCAGTAGCTACGCTCTTGGGTATATTTATATTGAATCCGGTACATTATGGGCACCAATTTTATGTCATTTTATGATTGACCTGATATCCGGTCTGATTATTTCGTTGCGGAGGGAAAAATGA
- a CDS encoding lysophospholipid acyltransferase family protein has protein sequence MFYSFARAVIRFVYRILFRIQTVGTENIPAEGGVLLCSNHISNLDPPLVGILIKRHIRFMAKEELFALPVLGPILPKLGAFPVKRGGISKDSIRTALNVLRDGGILGIFPEGTRNSQAQVAKKGAAVFALRSDAAVIPVAIIGHYKLFGKMKVVYGTPVDLTDYKGKQATGTAEEATDKIMAAINQLKQQHQS, from the coding sequence ATGTTCTATTCATTTGCTCGTGCTGTGATTCGTTTTGTTTACAGGATCTTGTTCCGTATCCAGACGGTTGGAACAGAGAACATTCCCGCTGAAGGCGGCGTGTTGTTATGTTCTAACCATATCAGTAATCTAGACCCACCGTTGGTCGGGATTCTGATTAAGCGCCATATTCGTTTTATGGCAAAAGAAGAGCTGTTTGCTTTACCGGTACTTGGACCGATTCTTCCCAAGCTAGGTGCTTTCCCAGTGAAACGTGGAGGCATTAGCAAAGATTCCATTCGTACAGCGCTCAATGTGCTGCGCGATGGCGGGATACTCGGTATTTTTCCAGAAGGTACGCGCAATTCGCAAGCCCAGGTTGCCAAAAAAGGGGCAGCAGTATTTGCATTGCGGAGTGATGCAGCTGTGATCCCAGTTGCGATTATCGGTCATTACAAGCTATTCGGTAAAATGAAAGTTGTATATGGTACGCCGGTTGATCTGACGGATTACAAGGGAAAACAAGCTACCGGTACAGCCGAGGAAGCCACGGATAAGATCATGGCTGCCATCAATCAGCTGAAACAGCAACATCAATCATAA
- a CDS encoding genetic competence negative regulator, whose protein sequence is MKIERLSSDKIRIFLTFDDLTERGIQKEDMWQEIPKVHDLFTEMMDQAYTELGFDATGPLAVEVFALPAQGMVVIVTRGKYDQHLGTMSEDDLADEIYEMEVTLEETDFIAYSFKDFETLIEAAHTLSQNVTEAGRLYHYKDQWVFTLDPAEVDMSKHAALIAVLAEFGDATSLTEAVLEEYGKVIMPEHAIQTICEHFERND, encoded by the coding sequence ATGAAAATAGAAAGATTGAGCTCAGACAAAATACGGATTTTCCTTACGTTTGACGATCTAACTGAGCGCGGCATTCAAAAGGAAGATATGTGGCAGGAGATTCCAAAGGTGCATGACCTGTTCACAGAGATGATGGACCAAGCTTATACGGAGCTTGGATTTGACGCTACTGGTCCGCTGGCGGTCGAAGTATTCGCACTTCCTGCACAGGGCATGGTAGTTATCGTTACTCGCGGTAAATACGATCAGCATCTGGGCACGATGAGCGAAGATGATCTGGCGGATGAGATATACGAAATGGAAGTCACATTGGAGGAAACCGATTTTATCGCGTATTCCTTTAAGGATTTTGAAACGTTGATCGAAGCGGCACATACATTATCGCAAAATGTGACCGAAGCTGGCCGACTGTACCATTATAAGGATCAATGGGTGTTTACACTCGATCCGGCAGAGGTTGACATGTCGAAGCATGCGGCTCTGATCGCGGTGCTGGCTGAATTCGGAGATGCAACATCATTGACGGAAGCAGTGCTGGAGGAATACGGCAAGGTGATTATGCCGGAACACGCCATCCAGACGATCTGCGAGCATTTTGAACGCAATGATTGA
- the cmk gene encoding (d)CMP kinase, whose protein sequence is MERQDLHNSGKINIAIDGPAGAGKSTIARMVARHLGYVYVDTGAMYRAVTWHMLQLNIEPENAEKVLQEAQNLVIELVPDEQGQRVLVNQNDVTTEIRTLAVNRIVSRYAQIEGVRILQAAVQRKIALRKGVVMDGRDIGSHVLPDAELKIFMTATVQERARRRFAEMDASESITLEQLEREIAERDRLDEQREFSPLVCAEDAIVLDTTSMSIDEVSNRILELAHTTLAGRH, encoded by the coding sequence TTGGAACGCCAGGATTTGCACAACAGTGGGAAAATCAACATTGCGATTGATGGACCTGCCGGCGCGGGGAAGAGCACAATTGCCCGTATGGTTGCCCGGCATCTTGGTTATGTATACGTAGATACCGGAGCGATGTACCGTGCCGTTACATGGCATATGCTTCAATTAAATATTGAGCCTGAAAATGCCGAAAAGGTGCTTCAAGAAGCACAAAATCTGGTGATTGAATTAGTACCTGATGAACAGGGACAGCGTGTACTGGTAAACCAGAACGATGTTACGACAGAGATTCGTACACTTGCCGTGAATCGGATCGTCTCGCGCTATGCGCAGATTGAAGGCGTACGCATTTTGCAAGCCGCTGTGCAACGCAAAATTGCTTTGCGCAAAGGTGTCGTAATGGATGGACGGGATATCGGATCGCATGTGCTGCCGGATGCCGAATTGAAGATTTTCATGACGGCAACGGTACAGGAGCGTGCAAGACGCCGCTTTGCGGAGATGGACGCGTCTGAGAGCATTACGCTGGAACAGCTTGAACGCGAAATCGCGGAACGGGACCGGTTGGATGAACAACGTGAATTCTCGCCGTTAGTATGTGCCGAAGATGCGATTGTACTTGATACAACGTCAATGTCGATTGATGAAGTATCCAACCGCATACTAGAGCTTGCTCATACTACGCTGGCAGGGAGACACTAG
- the prsW gene encoding glutamic-type intramembrane protease PrsW, giving the protein MSLFSLLMAAIAPGIALLTYFYLKDKYDTEPLHLVARFFVFGIAIVFPIMIIQRGLMFGLGDNPYVYSFVISSGVEETVKWFILYHILYNHTEFDEPYDSIVYAVAIGLGFATLENVLYALYNSMSVVSLLGRGLLPVSGHALFGVIMGYYMGKAKFSINARKRRWFVICSLLLPIFWHGVYDFILNTVTQGWLWYIVPLMLFLWYGGMLKIARANSRSPLRFVKREEEMNT; this is encoded by the coding sequence GTGTCTTTATTTTCACTTTTAATGGCGGCAATTGCTCCGGGCATTGCGCTATTGACTTATTTTTACCTGAAGGACAAATACGACACCGAGCCGCTCCATCTGGTTGCCCGCTTTTTTGTATTCGGGATTGCGATTGTGTTTCCGATTATGATTATTCAACGGGGGCTGATGTTTGGCCTTGGTGATAATCCGTATGTATATTCGTTTGTCATCTCCTCTGGTGTAGAGGAAACGGTAAAGTGGTTTATTTTGTACCACATTCTGTACAATCATACCGAGTTTGATGAACCGTATGATAGCATCGTATATGCGGTAGCGATCGGGCTTGGCTTTGCAACATTGGAAAATGTACTGTATGCACTGTACAATTCCATGTCGGTTGTATCCCTGCTTGGACGCGGATTGTTACCTGTATCCGGTCATGCGCTGTTCGGCGTCATTATGGGATACTATATGGGTAAAGCCAAATTCAGTATCAATGCTCGCAAACGTCGCTGGTTTGTCATCTGCTCGTTGCTGCTGCCGATATTCTGGCACGGCGTCTATGATTTCATTTTGAATACGGTCACTCAGGGCTGGCTATGGTACATCGTACCGTTAATGCTGTTCCTGTGGTATGGTGGCATGCTGAAGATCGCACGCGCCAATAGCCGTTCACCGCTACGCTTTGTAAAGCGGGAGGAAGAAATGAATACATGA
- the rpsA gene encoding 30S ribosomal protein S1, whose translation MSEENNNQETTEVTNQEALEQVVSVKKGDTVTGTIVKIEDNQAYVSIGYKYDGIIPVRELSSVHVDSASEAVEVGQEVECKVVSINDDKESLVLSKRAIDSENAWETLEQRFEAGEVFEVTVSDVVKGGLVADVGARGFIPASMVERHFVEDFSDYKGRTLRVKVKELDRENNKVILSQKDVLEAEYETNKQSIMESLQEGQELTGTVQRLTQFGAFVDVGGVDGLVHVSEIAWTHVDKPADVLSEGDEVKVKVLRVDPEKGKISLSIKAAQPGPWETAADKFHTGDVVTGEVKRLVNFGAFVEIAPGVEGLVHISQISHKHIGTPQEVLEEGQTVTVKVLDVNPSEKRVSLSIKETEEAPADEPKASRESKSKAPKQEELNNPNVSLSNQGMNVTLGDLFGDKLSKFK comes from the coding sequence ATGTCGGAAGAAAACAATAACCAGGAAACTACCGAAGTTACTAACCAGGAGGCACTGGAGCAAGTAGTGTCTGTGAAAAAAGGTGACACGGTTACCGGAACAATCGTCAAAATTGAAGACAATCAAGCTTACGTAAGTATTGGATATAAATATGACGGTATTATTCCGGTTCGTGAACTTTCTTCGGTACACGTAGACAGCGCTTCGGAAGCAGTCGAAGTTGGCCAAGAAGTAGAGTGCAAGGTTGTCAGCATCAACGACGACAAAGAAAGCCTCGTTCTGTCCAAACGTGCAATCGACAGCGAAAACGCTTGGGAAACACTGGAACAGCGTTTTGAAGCTGGCGAAGTATTCGAAGTTACTGTGTCCGATGTAGTAAAAGGCGGACTGGTAGCAGATGTAGGCGCTCGCGGATTCATTCCTGCGTCCATGGTAGAGCGTCACTTTGTTGAAGATTTCAGCGATTACAAAGGCCGCACACTGCGCGTAAAAGTAAAAGAACTGGATCGCGAAAACAACAAAGTAATCCTGTCTCAAAAAGACGTTCTGGAAGCAGAATACGAAACAAACAAACAATCCATCATGGAGAGCCTGCAAGAAGGTCAAGAACTGACAGGTACTGTACAACGCCTGACTCAGTTCGGTGCATTCGTTGACGTAGGTGGCGTGGACGGTCTGGTTCACGTATCCGAAATCGCATGGACTCATGTGGACAAACCAGCTGATGTACTGTCTGAAGGCGACGAAGTGAAAGTAAAAGTCCTTCGCGTTGATCCAGAAAAAGGTAAAATCAGCTTGAGCATCAAAGCAGCTCAACCAGGTCCTTGGGAAACTGCTGCTGACAAATTCCACACTGGCGACGTAGTAACAGGCGAAGTAAAACGCCTTGTTAACTTCGGTGCATTCGTAGAAATCGCTCCAGGTGTAGAAGGTCTGGTTCACATTTCCCAGATCTCTCACAAACACATCGGTACTCCGCAAGAAGTACTGGAAGAAGGTCAAACTGTTACAGTGAAAGTACTGGACGTAAACCCTTCCGAAAAACGTGTTAGCCTGAGCATCAAAGAAACGGAAGAAGCTCCAGCTGACGAGCCAAAAGCTTCACGCGAAAGCAAATCCAAAGCACCTAAACAAGAAGAACTGAACAACCCTAACGTGTCCTTGAGCAATCAAGGCATGAACGTTACCCTGGGTGACCTGTTCGGCGACAAACTAAGCAAATTTAAGTGA
- a CDS encoding PilZ domain-containing protein produces the protein MDWKHAEHLCLEFGTGEVGEASDIYTADMTLVDDQYIHTGSLLGADGNAKHLESGQLISGYIVLRNDTRYYFDSEVVSYDAASEQAVFRRPDEQELTETRSRKYLRVRAELELAVKCGDQRFTVLTTEVSAGGLVFVPEAGMNVQRGDSLECWLLIHMKNGAIEHVPLEAIVLSSSGATAQGGRCKIEYTAIASADQQKLIRYCFERQFDFRT, from the coding sequence ATGGATTGGAAGCACGCAGAACATCTGTGTTTGGAGTTTGGTACCGGCGAAGTAGGAGAAGCAAGCGATATTTATACAGCGGATATGACGCTGGTGGATGATCAATACATACATACTGGCTCATTGCTTGGTGCAGACGGTAACGCCAAGCATCTGGAGTCAGGTCAACTGATTAGCGGCTATATTGTACTGCGCAATGATACGCGATATTACTTTGACAGCGAAGTGGTCTCGTATGATGCGGCTTCGGAGCAAGCGGTATTTCGTCGCCCTGATGAGCAGGAGCTGACTGAAACGCGTAGTCGCAAGTACTTGCGTGTGCGTGCAGAGCTGGAGCTAGCAGTCAAATGCGGTGATCAGCGCTTTACAGTATTAACGACTGAGGTAAGTGCGGGCGGTCTAGTATTTGTACCAGAGGCGGGCATGAATGTACAGCGCGGCGACAGTCTGGAATGCTGGCTGCTGATTCACATGAAAAATGGTGCTATTGAGCATGTGCCGCTGGAAGCGATTGTTTTGTCTAGTAGCGGAGCAACCGCTCAAGGTGGACGCTGCAAAATTGAATATACTGCAATTGCCTCGGCAGATCAGCAAAAGCTGATCCGTTACTGCTTTGAACGACAGTTCGACTTCCGCACGTAG
- a CDS encoding polysaccharide deacetylase family protein — MKNKTAACLLLSVLLLSACSSQGASQSTATTSSGSGTSTTATTTENSSDSGDTTTSTNGETASTATESGESSTAATGTTATGEQSGTSSESTTGEQAEAPATYTYHMDKNYNIIPNEESKETPKKVVLLTFDDGPKEKEMINSMMDTLDKHNAKAIFFVNGYRIKTHPELLKLIHDRGGIIGNHTQDHIVLKNESKAKVTQQIEDTQKLIEDTINESPRFLRAPNGATNDTVHALADKHHMLYMNWSVGSLDWVNLKDPDAVITNVMDQLHSGSIILMHELPWTVEALDRLLTKLEQKGYTFVDPNSIEPEAR, encoded by the coding sequence ATGAAAAACAAAACAGCAGCCTGCCTGCTGTTGTCGGTGCTTCTTTTGTCTGCATGCAGCAGTCAGGGCGCAAGCCAATCGACAGCAACCACGTCATCAGGCAGCGGTACTTCTACAACTGCCACCACTACAGAAAACAGTTCAGATAGTGGTGATACAACCACATCAACAAACGGGGAAACGGCTTCTACTGCAACCGAAAGTGGAGAAAGTTCCACTGCGGCGACGGGTACAACGGCAACTGGCGAGCAATCTGGTACCAGTAGCGAATCGACTACAGGTGAACAGGCGGAAGCACCTGCTACGTACACGTATCATATGGACAAAAACTACAACATCATACCGAATGAGGAATCCAAGGAAACGCCGAAAAAAGTCGTTCTGCTGACATTTGACGATGGTCCGAAGGAAAAGGAAATGATCAACAGTATGATGGATACGCTGGATAAGCATAATGCCAAAGCGATCTTTTTCGTTAACGGCTACCGGATCAAAACGCATCCAGAATTGCTGAAGCTGATTCACGACCGCGGCGGTATCATCGGTAACCATACACAGGATCATATCGTGCTCAAAAATGAATCCAAAGCGAAGGTTACACAACAAATCGAGGATACTCAGAAGCTGATCGAAGATACGATCAATGAATCGCCACGCTTCCTGCGCGCTCCAAACGGTGCTACTAACGATACCGTGCATGCGCTCGCAGACAAGCATCATATGCTGTATATGAACTGGTCGGTTGGATCACTGGACTGGGTAAACCTGAAAGACCCGGATGCCGTCATTACCAATGTCATGGATCAACTGCACTCTGGCAGCATCATTCTGATGCACGAATTGCCGTGGACGGTGGAAGCATTGGATCGCCTGCTTACTAAACTAGAGCAAAAAGGCTACACCTTTGTTGATCCAAACAGCATCGAGCCTGAAGCACGCTAA
- the der gene encoding ribosome biogenesis GTPase Der encodes MARPVVAIVGRPNVGKSTIFNRLIGDRLAIVEDKPGITRDRIYGTSEWNGKAFSVIDTGGIEVDGEDTMLKSIRMQAELAIEEADVIVFMCDVKSGLTQSDEEVAQILYRSGKPVIVAVNKVDNMNRMNDIYEFYNVGFGDPIGISGSHGSGMGDLLDEIVNKLPELEDDGYDEDVIRVALIGRPNVGKSSLVNAILGEERVIVSNVAGTTRDAIDTPFEKDGQRYVLIDTAGMRKRGKVYENTEKYSVMRAMKAIERADVVLMVINGEEGIIDQDKHVAGYAHEAGKAAILVVNKWDVVEKDDKTMQRFETTIRDHFLYMQYAPVVFLSALTKQRIHKLLPVVKQAAEQHSMRIPTHLLNDVVSDAVAINPPPTDKGKRLRINYVTQVAVKPPTIIVFVNEPEMMHFSYERYLENKIRAAFDFTGTPIRIFTRRKSSED; translated from the coding sequence ATGGCAAGACCCGTAGTGGCAATCGTTGGCCGTCCCAATGTAGGGAAATCAACGATATTTAACCGGCTGATCGGAGATCGGTTAGCAATTGTAGAAGACAAACCGGGTATTACCCGTGATCGGATATATGGTACATCCGAATGGAACGGCAAAGCATTCAGTGTTATCGATACAGGTGGTATTGAGGTAGATGGCGAAGACACCATGCTCAAATCGATCCGTATGCAAGCGGAACTCGCGATTGAAGAGGCAGATGTCATCGTATTCATGTGTGATGTAAAGAGCGGTTTGACTCAATCCGATGAAGAAGTGGCACAAATTTTGTACCGCTCTGGTAAACCGGTCATCGTAGCTGTCAACAAAGTTGATAATATGAACCGGATGAATGATATTTATGAGTTTTACAATGTAGGCTTTGGTGATCCAATCGGTATCTCTGGTAGTCATGGCAGCGGTATGGGCGATTTGTTGGATGAGATCGTGAACAAACTGCCTGAGCTGGAAGATGACGGATACGATGAGGACGTCATTCGTGTCGCTCTGATCGGTCGTCCAAACGTAGGGAAATCCTCGCTCGTGAATGCGATTCTCGGTGAAGAGCGCGTTATCGTCAGCAATGTTGCCGGTACGACGCGTGATGCGATTGATACTCCGTTTGAAAAAGATGGACAGCGTTATGTACTGATTGATACCGCTGGTATGCGTAAGCGCGGTAAAGTGTATGAAAATACAGAAAAATACAGTGTTATGCGTGCGATGAAAGCGATTGAGCGTGCCGATGTCGTGTTGATGGTAATCAACGGCGAAGAAGGCATCATTGATCAGGACAAACACGTTGCTGGTTATGCGCACGAAGCGGGTAAAGCGGCTATTCTGGTTGTAAACAAATGGGATGTAGTGGAAAAGGACGACAAAACGATGCAACGTTTTGAAACGACGATCCGCGATCACTTCCTTTATATGCAATATGCTCCGGTTGTGTTCCTGTCCGCTCTGACCAAGCAGCGTATTCATAAGCTGCTGCCAGTTGTGAAACAGGCTGCCGAACAGCATTCCATGCGTATTCCTACGCATCTGCTGAATGATGTGGTATCCGATGCAGTTGCCATCAATCCACCACCAACGGATAAAGGTAAGCGTCTGCGTATTAACTATGTGACTCAGGTAGCGGTGAAGCCGCCAACCATTATCGTATTCGTGAACGAGCCGGAAATGATGCACTTTTCCTATGAGCGTTATTTGGAAAATAAAATCCGGGCAGCCTTCGACTTTACAGGCACACCGATTCGCATCTTTACCCGCCGTAAATCATCGGAGGATTAA